GTGTGGGACTTCTGGAGCCTGAGGCCGGAGAGTCTGCATCAGGTAGCTGATTCtggttcagtgtttttaaaccaGAAAGGAGGATCGACGtgactatttattattattcaaaagtTCTCAAGTGCTGTAGTGTTTCAGTTTCAGtgtgctgttgctgctgctgctgctgctgctactgcacACTTTCCCTGATTGTATTGACACCTGCATTAATCTGTTGATGGTTTACAGTAGATGTTGCAGGACTCGTCAATATCTTGCGTCTTCTGTCCCCGGTGCAGGTGTCCTTCCTGTTCAGCGATCGAGGTTTGCCTGACGGGTTCCGCCACATGAACGGCTACGGCTCTCACACCTTCAAACTGGTCAACGCTGATGGCGAGCGCTTCTACTGCAAGTTCCACTTCAAGGTCTGTTTGAGCCAAAGTTCATGAATAGATCCACTTCCTGGGATTTTAGCATTGCTTAATTAGTtgtcatgtcatttttttttttttttttttatagacgGATCAAGGAATAAAGAATCTGTCAGGAGAGGAGGCAGAACGCCTGGCAGCCACCAACCCAGATTATGCCATTGGAGACCTGTTCAACGCCATTGCCAACGGCAACTGCCCGTCCTGGACGTTCTTCATCCAGGTCATGACCTTCGAGCAGGCTGAGAAGTGGCAGTTCAACCCCTTCGATGTTACCAAGGTACCACGGGCCACATTATAACCTGTTGCAGGATAACTAAACTGTGTCTTTGTGAGAAACTGTTGACATTAAAACGGATTTGTGTTCGTTGGATTGACATCTTTGTAAGCCGTtcttaataaaaactaaactaaagaacTAATGTCAAATACTTCCCTGGGCGTGTTGCTTTCAgctaattgtgtgttttgtttttttcttcttcttcattcagGTTTGGTCACACAAAGAATACCCtttgatccctgtggggaaaaTGGTGCTTAACAGGAACCCAGTCAACTACTTTGCAGAGGTGGAGCAGCTGGCCTTTGACCCCAGCAACATGCCACCGGGCATTGAGCCGAGCCCCGACAAGATGCTGCAGGTAACAACGCAACACATGTTATCCTTACGTGTTTTTCAGTccgattttatatatatataaaaaaaagtataattaattattaaagctGCCATTAGTATACCTACATCTGCAGTCGTACCATGAataagattaaaaacaaaaaacgtctcaaactgttttgtttgtgtagtGACCAGATATTGTTTCTGTTAAGAATTGGCCCTTTGTTTCATTTCATATGTTGTTGGAACAAGCCCGTTCACCTGCTTTGGTACTATATATCCTGCCAGTATCCAATCACATACTTCCTGGACATGGAGAAAAGGGTTTCACAGTCCCCGTAATTTTAAATAGCCGCGGTGGACCAGACTGAGTGTCTATGGTGTCCTGTTAAAGGCCATGTGCAGACATCCCAGTGTTGTTATTTGGTCATTCCCAAATCTGGATAGTGCTCGGCGTTGACAGTTCAGAGACCTACGGTGTAACAATGCTGTGTTTCGTGTTTCGTGTCTCGTATCTCGTATCTCGTATCTCGTGTCTCGTATCTCGTATCTCGtatctcgtgtctcgtgtctcgtatctcgtgtctcgtgtcttTTGCGTAGGGTCGTCTCTTCTCCTACCCAGACACACAGCGACACCGGCTCGGAGCCAACTACCTGCAGATCCCCGTGAACTGCCCCTTCAGGACCCGTGTGGCCAACTACCAGCGCGATGGTCCGATGTGCATGTTCGACAACCAAGGTGAGTCATCGTCCGGCCTCGTGCGTTTTGTCTCTCGTGTGCACGCGGCAACGAGGGCGGAGACAAAGGCCTGAACTGTGAGAGCAGGATGTTGTGGCTCAACCGTTCCTCCACCTCTTTCCGTCATGTCTTTGCAGCCGTGTTCTGATATCCACACGTGAGTCTTGTTTAATGCAGTGTTAAAGCGCTGGTCCACCCATCTACCATATAGTGGGCTTCTTTCTGTCTCAAGACACCCTTGAAGCGCTACCATCGTTCCTTGTAATATCGTTTTTAGTGGActagaatgtttttttataaaaatgtttaatattaaatatcttTTCCTAATTACATATATGAAGATTAACCACCTCATTCATCTACACTGTATCAAACAGCTAAAATACCTGTCAATATTTTTAACATACTTAATAGCATTTACAGCATctccatataaaaaaaaaaaacattgtgtcaTCGTTGCATTCACCGATCAGATTTACTCACTATGAGTTACACTTTTCTGTTGGCTTTctcagttaaaaaataaataaacatgttattcAAGCCTTAACAGcattattttcatcatttctGTTTGGCCTCCAGGTGGCGCTCCAAACTACTATCCCAACAGCTTCAGTGCCCCAGAGACCCAGCCTCAGTTCATGGAGTCCAGGTTCCAGGTGTCTGCAGATGTGGCGCGCTACAACAGTTCAGATGACGACAATGTCACACAGGTAAAGATACCATCACACTTTTATAGGCATGTTTTgatactctatatatatatatatatataatatatggaACTCTCCTTGTcaaaaacatatacacaaaaTATCTTGCATCTTGTATTTGCACCAAATTTGATGTGCTAAGTATACAACACTATTATCTAAAATATTAtctggacattttcatttgtagCATGCATACAAATGCAATGGATAAACAACTATCTGTTTATtctcaatacacacacacttgatcaGACACTATTTATTATGTACTGAATATGACATGAACATACTTACTGTGTTGTACTGTAACTATGTTTATAACAGAATACGGTATATTTAAATTACACTCCTCCTCATTATAATTATCCCTCTTCTCTCATTTTAACATTGTGAccattatcattttttttgtaattcatGCAATAGTCGTTGTTGCTGTTTATGAGGATCCTGCAGCTCCCCTCAGCTTTGCAGAGACTCTCAGCCTCGtaactctttttatttatttttttaaccttttttttttccgctccTTCCTTCGATTCTCTCGTGAGCTTTTGTAAACCAACTGCAGACTTCCTGCTTTAACCACACAGCACACGGAGGAAGCTAGTGAACATGGTTGGTGGGTTGGGGTTCGCGGCTAATACCCAGGATATTTCTCGAAGCCCAAAACGGAATTAAAAACACGGCTCCAAATGAACGTTGTTCCCGTTTTGCTCGACGTGTGAATAAGTCCTTCGTGACAGCTTCCTTACGGGGATTGTCTTCCAATGTCGTGTTTACAGGTTGCTCCGCTGCCCCAGGAGGCCATTGAAATGAATACTGCTTTCACATAATGTCATATCAATCGATAAGCGATTTCTTAATACCCACAATTAAAATGCAATCAAAAGGAGATCGTTGTCCACATTTGGGTAGAGAGGCTCTAAATCCCCTTTCTCATACTATTTAGCATACAGGCAGGGTTGAAACAGGGTCGTAGATTACCTCATGTTCTTTTTAAACGGCAATTTCTGTATGAAATGCATCTACGCATCTCATTTTAAGATAATGGACTTTGACCGAGTTGCcaactttttttctgtgtgttttttttattttttattgcaggTTCGCACCTTTTACACGGAGGTCCTGAACGAAGTGGAGCGCCAGAGACTTTGCCAGAACATGGCAGGGGCCCTGAAGGGAGCCCAGCTCTTCATCCAAAAACGCATGGTGAGTCCAAATCACCTTTTTGTAGTATTCatagatgttgttgttttatttatttatctatatatttatttaaagtatatGTCAACTGGTTTAAATAGTGGATATCCCATTCactcacatttatttatatataaaaatgaatatatatatatatacacagtgcatccggaaaagtattcacagcgctaaattcattattttcctcaacattctacacacaacaacccataatgacaaagtgaaaactgttttttgcaaatatattaaaaataaagaacgaaaacataacatgtacataagtattcataGCCTTTGCCATAAAACTCAAAATGTatctcaggtgcatcctgtttccactgatcatccttgagatgtttctacaacttgattggagtccacttgtgctaaattcagttgattggacatgatttagataggaacacacctgtctatataaggtaccaccgTTAAcactgcatatcagagcataaaccaagccatgaagtccaaggaattatctgtagacctccgagacagaattgtatcgaggcacagatctggcgaagggtacagaaacatttctgcagcattgaaagtcccaatgagcacagtggcctccatcatctggaaatggaagaagtttggaaccaccaggactcttcctagagttggacgcccagccagactgagcgatcgggggagaagggccttagtcagggaggtgaccaggaacccgatggtcactctgacagagctccagtgttgttctatgaagagaggagaaccttccagaaggacaaccatctctgcagcgctccacaaatcaggcctgtttggtagagtggccagacggaagccactcctcagtaaaaagcacatgacagctcgcctgaaggactctcagaccatgagaaacaaaattctctggtctgatgaaacaaagattgaactctttggcctgaatgccaagcgtcatgtctggaggaaaccaggcactgctcctcacctggccaataccatccctacagtgaagcatggtgggatggttttcagcaggaggaactgggagactagtcagggttgagggaaagatgaatgcagcaatgtacagagacatcctggatgaaaacatgctccagagcgctctggacctcagactggggcgacgggtcatcttccaacaggacaacgacccgaagcacacagccaagataacaaaggagtagCTTTGGggcaactctgtgaatgtcctggagtggcccagccagagccctgacttgaaccccattgaacatctctggagagatctgaaaatgactgtgcaccgacgctgcccatccaacctgatggaacttgagaaggttctgcaaagaagaatgggagaaactgcccagaaataggtgtgccgagcttgtggaatcatacccaagaagacttgaggctgtaattgctgccaaaggtgcttcaacaaagtattgagcaaaggctgcgaacacttatgtacatgttgtgctttcgttctttatttttaatagatttgcaaaaaacagttttcactttttcattatgggttgttgtgtgtagaatgttgaggaaaataatgaatttaatccattttggaataaggctgtaacataacaaaatgtggaaaaaattaagcgctgtgaatactttccggatgcactgtatatatatatatatatatatataatttattttttttatgtgtgtatatctatatatattcgAGCTTTGTGCGGAAGTGGGTTTTGCTGAAGGAAATTActcaattgtgtgtttttgtaaatgtgtgaaattGGATGTtgagaaacatttgaaaagccGCTGAAACATTGCTTCAATTTAGTAAAGTATTTCTCTAAAAGATCTCAGATCACACCCTTACAATCCAAACAAGTCGCCATTGGTCACCACATTCTGATTGAAATGTTCCTAAATCATATTTGGTGCACCAAAATATGTGACATCACCACTTCAAACTGACGAGAAGACCTCAGAAAAACCATATCCAGACTTCCAAATGAACTGTAACGTTGGTACATTTGAGTTTAACTTCTGATCAAATAAAGTCTGGTTCTTTCGTGCAGGTTGAGAACTTGAAGGCCGTCCATCCAGACTATGGACACCAGGTTCAGAGCCTTCTCAACAAGCACAACGCGGAGGCCAACAAGGTAAACGGATGTCCTGTAAAGTCTAATCCAGAGTTAAGCGATGGTCCGTCAGCGCGTCCATCCCTTTTGATTCCTGTCAGCATTGTTATTGTTAACATTGTTGCTCATATGCAGGTTCAATTAGATTAAATACAGGTTTTCATCATTATATTCcaaatttaaatgcatttcaaatATGTCGTCTGTCCTATTACAGAAGTGTAATTTTCACACATGCtgtattttaaatcttttgCATGGGGCCATTTAAAATGGATAAGATGAGACTGCATTAATCACCAGGGGGAAAATTCACCTATATTTGTAGATATGGGATAATATTTAGCCTCGTtccacgtttttttctttttttcttatcatTTATTTCGTATTTTTTCGACTATGCTGTACATattctgcacctttttttttttttttttttttttttttttttataaagaaaaccCAAAAAAGCCATTTGTTCTCTGTCTTCCTTCTACTTTCTCAGAACGCAGCTGTGCACGTTTACAGCCGTCCAGGAGCATCGGCCATCGCCGCGTCCTCCAAGATGTGAGGACTCAAATGTCCATTCAACTCATAGATGCACTTTTCGTGACGAGACTGGAATACTAACAGTGTCGGGGTTTAGTAATACAgggtttgtgttttgtttttttcaaattaaaatatcaTGTCGTCTACATTTTCTAGTGCTCAACTTTTAACACATAAAGGCCTTAAAACTAATCACAATTATGCTTTATCtcatttacatttgtgttttggttgcattaattattttttttcccaactgCTGTTGAGTACTATGAACAAAGTGATAATTGCTTCCAGTAATTAAACTCAGGTTTTTGTGTGTACTACTATGTTATGATGatccaactcttttttttttttctttagcttaattttaaagaaaacaaatgcagcTCTTCAGAATGTCTTCTGTCAACATGAATCTCCAGTCTTGGTTCAAATTAGTAAAACACCTTGAGTTGTTATGCAGGATTGGCTCCTGGCTGTTTAATCCACGATGAGCAATGTTTTGGCTATTTTTCTGGACATAATTCTGAAATGGGTGTTTTTTGGCGATTTATAAATGGCAATGGAAACACCTCGTCAGTCTTACTGTTAGTTGGTTCCTTGTGGAGATATGAATATCTAGTGAGATATGTAATTGATGAAAAGCAAAGGTTCACGGTGAGGGTGTATTTCCATTACAGCTGAAACAACAGTGCCTTTTCTTTGTGGACTAAAACTACcaaatacacatattttttACCTTAAACGAGCGAAATCAGTTATGATTTGCTGTCAGTTTGATGTCAACACGTATTCAGAAGAGACCGTCAATAGATGCTAATGTTTAAAGGTGTAAATCTACATTGACTAATAGTCTaattatttcagtttaaatCTATCAATATGAATTGTCCATGtaacgtgtttttttgtttgttcctgtCTTAATGAACTTGTAATCAAAGCTTCCATCATTCGTCTCCTGTTCTTTGGTTCTCGATGTCTCAGCCTTGCATGTTTGCAGCGTTCAAGGATGTGAAAGTGAACTTGATATGTGACGGATGagtgaaaacacatttattttttaatgtgcaGTTTGATCAAATGGCAGCAAAACCGATGTAACCAGACGTGAGCGGGTTTCCATGCTTGATGCTTTTATCTGAAGGCTTTACATCAAATACCTGGTAAATATGCACCAGCGGCTGGATCTCTTGATTTTGGTTCATCTCTGTTTGAGGCTCTTTTGATTCGGATGAAATTGAGATTTTCGacggttaaaaaaagaaaaaggaaagaaaagaaaaaagtgattgTATACAAAAACTAACATTAAAATTATGAGTCGTACAGTATCTTAGTGTCATGCCAGTGtcgttaaaataaaaataaattcaagtCAAAGTATTTCATAACAGCTGTTATTTTACGAGTCAGTTGGGAGGGGGAATTAAAAAGATTGTTTAATGGAcaaaatgtactgtatttttaattgaatcCGCAAAACTCTTTAACACAGCCAAAAGGCATGCGTTGAATCTTCCTCTCCACAGCCATCTCATCCATCTGCGGTGCGTTTGACGATTTGGTAATaatacccccccaaaaaaagatgagaaatgTGAGTCGTTGCGCAACTTCTCGTTGATTTGAGTTCCTGCACATCCTCCTGCAACATCACTCTGAACGGCAGGTCGAGCTGACAGCGATGAATCCCACGAGTTACCCGACTGAGAATGTTCAAATGGGGAGGAACCCGGGACAGCCCAGAGGAGTCACATCGGTCCAGTACACGACCGTGAACGTCACCTCGAACCCCCTCCGTGACCACGTCGTCTGGTCGATCTGCTCCTTCATCTACTTAAATCCCTGCTGCCTCGGACTGGTGGCACTCATCTACTCCTTCAAGGTGACTTTCATTCATTGGGGGGACAATTTGGTACACGGACTTATTTAAATTGTAACTGTTTTGGCTGCCGAGATCATTTATCTGTTGAAAAGGTGAAAATGATCAGAATAACAATCTGCATGTTAACTTTAACAACAGTGACAGAAAAGTACACGCACCGATTTACAGTGATATGTATTATAACTTACACACATCAACTATCAGACCAGAGGGCCACTTACAAGAGTTATACATCACTAGGCTGGAAAAGGgaaagtttaaatattaaaaagaaaaatgagagaaaagaacCGTTACAACTTTTAAACGTGTTGCAAACGTCGCAGGACATTCTTAAATGTGAAGAATCAGATATAGAACAAATTGTGCAAAAAGGTCGACTATATTTGGGAAATAGGCGAAAGCAACAGTGAACACGTTGGTAGTGTATAGGTTCCCATAtaatcccccttttttttcttctttttttttacatcaatatACTTTGGTCCTTCCAGGCCAGAGACCGGAAGGTGGCTGGAGATGTGGAAGGCGCCCGGCACTACGCCTCCACTGCCCGCTGCCTCAACATCTGCGCCATGGTCCTGGTGTCCAGCATAGTCCTTATTCTCATCATTACAACCACCGTCTTGGTAAAGGCGTCGGCGGCCCACTATAGCTTTAAATACAATGGCTAAGTTTCAAATAGTGTGAGAGCTGCCTGCTGCTGGCTCAGTGATGCTCGTGTGGCTCTGCGCTTTATTTgtaaacttttttcttttacttctatCCATCCTCAAGCAAATGAgatactttttttgggggggagtctcaaactcctccatctttctttcctgACTGTATCTGTGGTGCACATTTATGCCAGACCTTGTTGTTAGATTCCGGTGTCAGGCATTTTGTCTCAtggttctaaaaaaaaagaaaagagggagagagaactTCTTTATCTATCAATAAAGATGTTTTATAACTCTGAAATGTGGttgtgagatttttttttctatgtaAATAAACCAGAGCCGGGCATCGAGCTGCACAACATGCATGCCAAAATACAATGAGAGGATTTCAAGATGTATGACGACCTTTAAGCAAATATgaggaaaacatgttttttccaatcacattttttttgtgtggaatgTAGATACACATATTTGTAATGTCAGATaaacatacgtgtgtgtgtgtgtgtgtgtgtgtgtgtgtgtgttgaggggaAATACAGAAAGGTGAACCACAATAAGCTCTGCAGCCCTGAGACTCGGTTCAGTGTCAAATACCAAATCACTAAGATAAAACaacatatgttgttgtttatattgtttatgGGCTGAATGTCTTCGTTCTATACATTTTTCTTTGGAAGTATAGCACATCCATATCACTCCCCCTATACAGTGAGTTCCGGTCTATTTATCACTATTAGGTTAAATTTAGAGATtaagtggaataaaaaaaagagtattttaAATTACTTGACACCAGCATGCTTGATGCtgcacaatttttttttacagttattgCAATAAAGATCCCATCCGTTTTATTCTGAGGTGTTACCACAAACTGGAAACTATGCTGGAGATACATGATAAACAATAAGTGATCATTCTGTATTGCCAAAGACTGAGTGTTGAAAGGACGGCTTTGGATTTGATTTGACTGACTTTATTTGGTTGTAAACTACAGtatgataattaaaaaatatatattttgcaggCTGAAATTTGGCCTTAACTACACTTTAAATACTGCAGATTTTACTCAGGTTACTAAGGTTTTGATCTCAGtgaaaaaaacagtttattgATCATGTTTATCTAGCGTAATGTGTTTAATGTCATGCCTGGAGACTACTTGGATCAGATGAGGTGTATGGAGCCAAATAGTTGTTGTTCTTTTGAAACAAAGGTTTTGAACCTGTGAATTCAAGtgttggtcttgaacattgaacatcGAAATACAATATCAACTACAGCGGCGTGGTATCACAAGCGACACCGACTTATTTAAATTGTAACTGTTTTGGCTGCCGAGATCATTTATCTGTTGAAAAGGTGAAAATGATCAAAATAACAATCTGCATGTTAACTTTAACAACAGTGACAGAAAAGTACACGCACCGATTTACAGGGCTACATTTAAGCTGACAGAATAATGGTGCTAGAACTGTGTatacaaaaattataataacgtgatacaataataataaatacgtTATTAGGGCTGATCTATTTTAACTTAAATCTAAATACAAGACAAGTGATATGTATTATAACTTACACACATCAACTATCAGACCAGAGGGCCACTTACAAGAGTTTCTGCCCTCTGGTGGGCTGTTGCAGTCTGCCAATCGGAGTCTTCCAATTCTGTCATAATctagtgttttattattattattcatatccAAGTTGAGACAAGCTACGGGGGGACAAGGTGATCTTCCAGAGGCCGGCGCAAACCCGAGGTACCGGGTGCCCTCTGTCTCTGCTTGTGCCCCGAGGAGGCCCGGTCTCCTCCCGGATCCCTGGCTGCGTTCCGGACCTGCTCCTCCCGGATCCCTGGCTGCGTTCCGGACCTGCTCCTCCCGGATCCCTGGCTGCGTTCCGGACCTGCTCCTCCCGGATCCCTGGCTGCGTTCCGGACCTGCTCCTGCGGTCGGGCTCCACCCTGAAGCTGAGGCTGCTCCCCGCTGACCGAGCAGCCTGGAGGCCACCCGATAACATCAGTGAGCAGCTGCACGGCGGCTTGGTAATTAATCTGTTCCTAATAGAAACACTCTGGTGgtcctaaaacaaaaaaaagaagaagaaagaaacgaTATCTACACTTATTATTTCAAAAATAGTGACAGAcctatttgtgtgtgaatgcacaTGTCATTTGCTTGATTTGTCTTCTTTGCAGTTCAATTACGTAAAGTCAACTTTACACATAAAATatcaagtaaaataaattatttttgggTTCAGGTCAGCTGAACCCTCAGTATCTTATttacttctctttctttctcgttcgtatgtgtgcagattgtaaagccctctgaggcaaatgtgtcagttgtgatattgggctatacaaaataaactgaattgaatttataaTTGCAGAGACAGTTGAGACAGTTAACATTCATGCAAAAACGACCCTTATGTGCTAGTTACAGGAAAAGAGATCACGTGGGCGTGATGTCACACGCCGGCGCCTATAAAACCCTCCTGCCCCGTGCAACGTCTCGtggagcagagtggcgcagcggaagcgtgctgggcccataacccagaggtcgatggatcgaaaccatcctctgctagcttttatt
Above is a genomic segment from Cyclopterus lumpus isolate fCycLum1 chromosome 6, fCycLum1.pri, whole genome shotgun sequence containing:
- the cat gene encoding catalase is translated as MADNRDKATDQMKTWKENRALQRPDTLTTGAGHPVGDKLNLLTAGPRGPVLVQDVVFTDEMAHFDRERIPERVVHAKGGGAFGYFEVTHDITRYCKAKVFEHVGKTTPIAIRFSTVAGESGSADTVRDPRGFAVKFYSEEGNWDLTGNNTPIFFIRDSMLFPSFIHSQKRNPQTHMKDPDMVWDFWSLRPESLHQVSFLFSDRGLPDGFRHMNGYGSHTFKLVNADGERFYCKFHFKTDQGIKNLSGEEAERLAATNPDYAIGDLFNAIANGNCPSWTFFIQVMTFEQAEKWQFNPFDVTKVWSHKEYPLIPVGKMVLNRNPVNYFAEVEQLAFDPSNMPPGIEPSPDKMLQGRLFSYPDTQRHRLGANYLQIPVNCPFRTRVANYQRDGPMCMFDNQGGAPNYYPNSFSAPETQPQFMESRFQVSADVARYNSSDDDNVTQVRTFYTEVLNEVERQRLCQNMAGALKGAQLFIQKRMVENLKAVHPDYGHQVQSLLNKHNAEANKNAAVHVYSRPGASAIAASSKM
- the LOC117732747 gene encoding dispanin subfamily A member 2b-like, yielding MNPTSYPTENVQMGRNPGQPRGVTSVQYTTVNVTSNPLRDHVVWSICSFIYLNPCCLGLVALIYSFKARDRKVAGDVEGARHYASTARCLNICAMVLVSSIVLILIITTTVLVKASAAHYSFKYNG